One Candidatus Saccharimonadales bacterium genomic window carries:
- the secA gene encoding preprotein translocase subunit SecA yields the protein MINRQKALTKVFGDPQARILKRLQKRVDAVNALADDYKKMTKSELQKQTTILKERLEKGESLDAILPDAFALVREASDRVLGMRHFDVQLIGGMVLHEGNVAEMKTGEGKTLVATLPTYLNALEGKGVHVVTVNDYLAQRDASWMGQVYGFLGMKTGVIINDASFVFDKDFDNEAHDDPRMRKLRPVSRKEAYDADITYGTNNEFGFDYLRDNMVNEVELLRQRELNFAIVDEVDSILIDEARTPLIISAPAGENPESYYQFAKVAAKLVSEDYVLDEKRRSVALSDKGVEKVQKMLGIKNLYTPDYVRSVYHMDQALRAQTLFKRDKDYVVTNDGEVIIVDEHTGRLMQGRRYNEGLHQAIEAKEQVAVLQESMTLATISFQNYFRLYTKLSGMTGTAFTEAEEFQQIYSLDVIQIPSNRPVARIDHQDLIFKTEKGKLKAVADAIKKYHKEGRPVLVGSASIAKNELIASWLDKEKIPYEILNAKNNEREAAIIAKAGEKGAITLATNIAGRGTDIVLGKGVKELGGLVVIGSERHESRRIDNQLRGRGGRQGDPGETQFYVSTEDDLMRIFQGERIASLMDTLGVEEDQSIQNKAVSKTLEAAQKRVEGYNFDTRKNVVQYDNVINRHRRVVYTMRRKILEGDDIKPEILRLVNESVRRLTYMPTKNNPKFVEEFTAIFPVDSKEVEVIGAEKRDKRRFELAEKEVTAFYASKEDELTAEVMRKVEREVYLQVLDTLWMQHLENMQHLREGIHWRSVGQRDPLVEYRSESQKLFESLQDTLRDEVLRAIMHVRKSDVVARQEEDHDTELTRLAESAVERGVNEVTGGEENRDSDFKTKPAKTTTEANRQKNDARKKKKAQRQNRKKNRK from the coding sequence ATGATTAATCGACAAAAAGCGCTGACAAAAGTGTTTGGCGATCCACAAGCACGTATTCTGAAACGGCTCCAAAAGCGAGTCGATGCCGTTAATGCGCTGGCTGATGATTACAAAAAAATGACCAAGTCGGAATTGCAAAAACAAACGACTATCCTGAAGGAGCGCCTCGAAAAAGGTGAGTCGCTTGATGCGATTTTGCCAGATGCATTCGCGCTTGTGCGCGAGGCGAGTGATCGTGTGCTTGGCATGCGCCACTTTGACGTTCAGCTTATTGGCGGCATGGTGCTTCATGAAGGCAACGTGGCTGAAATGAAAACCGGTGAAGGAAAGACGCTCGTTGCCACGCTTCCAACGTACCTTAATGCGCTTGAGGGCAAGGGTGTCCATGTCGTGACCGTCAACGATTATCTTGCCCAGCGTGATGCCAGTTGGATGGGCCAAGTATATGGATTTCTTGGTATGAAAACCGGGGTCATTATCAATGACGCTTCATTCGTGTTTGATAAAGATTTTGATAATGAGGCTCACGATGACCCACGAATGCGCAAGCTCCGCCCAGTTTCACGAAAAGAAGCATATGACGCCGATATTACCTACGGCACGAACAATGAGTTCGGTTTTGATTATCTGCGTGACAACATGGTAAATGAAGTAGAGCTCCTTCGCCAGCGCGAACTAAACTTTGCTATCGTCGACGAGGTAGACTCGATTCTTATTGACGAAGCTCGTACTCCTCTTATCATTAGTGCTCCTGCCGGTGAAAATCCAGAGAGTTACTACCAGTTTGCCAAAGTTGCGGCCAAGCTTGTATCTGAAGATTATGTACTCGACGAAAAACGACGTAGCGTTGCACTGAGTGACAAGGGTGTTGAAAAAGTGCAAAAAATGCTGGGTATAAAAAATTTATACACTCCAGATTATGTTCGTTCTGTTTATCATATGGACCAAGCGCTTCGTGCTCAAACACTCTTTAAGCGAGATAAAGATTACGTTGTGACGAATGACGGTGAGGTGATCATCGTTGATGAACACACTGGTCGTTTGATGCAAGGTCGTCGCTATAATGAAGGGCTTCACCAGGCGATCGAAGCTAAGGAGCAGGTCGCGGTACTCCAAGAGAGTATGACGCTTGCTACTATTTCTTTCCAAAACTACTTCCGTCTTTACACCAAGCTTTCCGGTATGACGGGTACGGCATTTACCGAAGCTGAAGAATTCCAGCAAATCTACAGTCTTGATGTCATTCAAATTCCATCAAACAGACCAGTCGCCCGTATCGATCACCAAGATTTGATTTTCAAAACCGAGAAAGGAAAGCTAAAAGCGGTTGCTGATGCTATCAAAAAATATCATAAAGAAGGCCGTCCCGTTCTTGTTGGTTCGGCTTCGATCGCCAAAAACGAGCTGATCGCAAGCTGGCTCGATAAAGAAAAAATCCCTTACGAAATCCTGAACGCTAAAAACAATGAACGTGAGGCAGCAATTATTGCCAAAGCAGGTGAAAAGGGTGCTATTACGCTGGCAACCAACATCGCTGGTCGCGGTACTGACATCGTGCTCGGTAAAGGCGTGAAAGAACTGGGCGGTCTGGTAGTAATTGGTAGCGAACGGCACGAATCCCGCCGCATCGATAACCAGCTCCGTGGTCGTGGCGGACGTCAGGGCGACCCTGGTGAAACTCAGTTCTACGTTTCGACTGAGGACGATCTGATGCGCATTTTCCAAGGTGAACGAATCGCTTCTTTAATGGACACGCTGGGCGTTGAAGAAGATCAGTCGATTCAAAACAAGGCCGTCTCAAAAACGCTTGAAGCAGCACAAAAACGTGTTGAGGGTTATAATTTCGACACTCGAAAAAACGTCGTCCAGTACGATAATGTTATCAACCGTCATCGTCGAGTCGTTTATACTATGCGTCGCAAAATTCTTGAAGGCGATGATATTAAGCCTGAGATTCTGCGCCTCGTCAACGAAAGTGTGCGTCGTCTTACCTATATGCCAACGAAGAACAATCCTAAATTCGTTGAAGAGTTTACGGCTATCTTTCCGGTTGACTCGAAAGAAGTCGAGGTTATTGGTGCGGAAAAACGTGACAAACGGCGTTTCGAACTTGCCGAAAAAGAAGTCACAGCATTCTATGCGAGTAAAGAGGATGAGCTTACTGCTGAAGTAATGCGAAAGGTTGAGCGCGAAGTGTATCTACAAGTACTCGATACGCTATGGATGCAGCACCTCGAGAATATGCAACACTTACGTGAGGGAATTCACTGGCGTAGCGTAGGTCAGCGTGATCCGCTTGTCGAGTATAGGAGCGAATCTCAAAAGCTGTTCGAAAGTCTTCAGGATACGCTTCGTGATGAGGTCTTGCGAGCTATCATGCATGTTCGCAAGAGTGATGTCGTTGCGCGTCAAGAAGAAGACCACGATACGGAACTGACTCGTCTTGCTGAATCTGCCGTTGAACGCGGTGTCAACGAAGTAACAGGCGGCGAGGAAAATCGCGATAGCGACTTTAAGACAAAGCCTGCCAAAACTACTACAGAAGCTAACCGGCAAAAAAATGATGCACGAAAGAAAAAGAAGGCACAGCGCCAAAACCGTAAAAAGAACCGTAAGTAG
- a CDS encoding pitrilysin family protein has product MKHTVEEVKLASGARGLLIDIPGATVMSFQFQFRAGNRYVLNKDIYETAHIMEHMAFGANAQFKSEHEYEAEFTKNGAYHNAYTSDLSMVYVADCADFEWDRILALQQVAICHPKFNPAELEAEKGNVKSELTGYLNNHNRVLWPKIQQLLGEDVYTFWQRLQTISNVSLADIREHHKRTHTATNMRFVIAGKLHGRKSEIKRQLEKWDLPEGDRFEVPRDELSRANPTLIRRKEASNLTFGWSVMMPRDISDEEVEAMNCLDHILTGTMHSRIYGAARKRGLAYNIFSDTTVGFYDSSWDFGGEVNLETADELFDIIVREVKHVMDGKITEAELDAAKSYALGRYQMGAQTVAQISNFYTGRYFADGVVKDYEKVPEAIRRTTRERMIDTAREFISGDAWVLAGVSSGEKEEIVSLNDKLATLFSNAVK; this is encoded by the coding sequence ATGAAGCATACAGTTGAAGAGGTAAAATTAGCTAGTGGAGCGCGGGGACTCCTGATTGATATCCCCGGCGCGACAGTGATGAGCTTTCAATTTCAGTTTCGAGCAGGTAATCGTTATGTACTCAATAAAGACATCTACGAAACGGCTCATATCATGGAACACATGGCGTTTGGCGCCAATGCGCAATTTAAAAGCGAGCACGAATATGAAGCTGAGTTTACCAAGAATGGCGCATATCATAACGCATATACTAGCGACCTTTCTATGGTGTATGTTGCCGATTGTGCTGATTTTGAATGGGATCGTATTTTAGCGCTTCAACAGGTTGCGATTTGTCATCCCAAGTTTAACCCAGCGGAGCTGGAAGCCGAAAAAGGTAACGTAAAAAGCGAGCTAACAGGCTACCTTAATAATCATAATCGCGTGCTCTGGCCAAAAATCCAGCAGCTGCTCGGCGAGGACGTCTATACTTTTTGGCAGCGTCTTCAAACCATTTCAAACGTGAGCCTGGCCGATATTCGTGAACACCACAAGCGCACTCACACCGCGACCAACATGCGATTTGTCATAGCCGGAAAGCTCCACGGCCGAAAAAGTGAAATCAAGCGCCAGCTTGAAAAATGGGATCTTCCGGAAGGCGATCGCTTTGAGGTGCCGCGCGATGAATTATCGCGGGCCAACCCCACTCTTATTCGTCGCAAAGAGGCTTCAAACCTTACATTCGGTTGGTCGGTAATGATGCCGCGCGATATCAGCGACGAAGAGGTTGAAGCCATGAATTGTCTCGACCATATCCTTACGGGTACCATGCACTCCAGAATTTACGGAGCAGCCAGGAAGCGTGGTTTAGCATACAACATCTTCTCGGATACTACCGTTGGTTTTTATGATAGTAGCTGGGATTTTGGCGGCGAGGTAAATCTTGAAACAGCGGATGAACTGTTTGACATCATTGTTCGTGAAGTGAAGCACGTTATGGATGGCAAAATTACTGAAGCGGAGCTTGATGCTGCCAAGTCGTATGCACTTGGCCGGTATCAAATGGGCGCGCAAACCGTGGCACAAATCAGCAACTTCTACACCGGACGCTATTTTGCAGACGGCGTTGTAAAAGATTACGAAAAAGTCCCTGAGGCTATTCGCCGTACAACCCGTGAGCGCATGATAGACACCGCCCGTGAGTTTATCTCAGGAGATGCCTGGGTTCTCGCAGGAGTTAGTAGTGGTGAAAAAGAAGAGATAGTTTCCCTGAATGACAAACTAGCAACCTTGTTTTCTAATGCGGTAAAATAG
- the raiA gene encoding ribosome-associated translation inhibitor RaiA — protein sequence MIERLTITGVKVELDAATKKYVTKKIARLDRYLPKHARRSVSADVKLKQVNRDHGNKYEAEVIFYVPDKILTAKDSTVNLLAAVDIVEAKLVSQLRKYKETLTPSRRRGVLSRLKGGFARAAVD from the coding sequence ATGATTGAACGATTAACAATCACAGGGGTAAAAGTTGAACTCGATGCGGCCACAAAAAAATACGTGACCAAAAAAATCGCGCGACTAGACCGCTATCTTCCCAAGCACGCACGCCGGAGCGTCTCGGCCGACGTAAAATTAAAGCAAGTAAACCGTGACCACGGCAATAAATACGAAGCCGAAGTTATCTTTTACGTGCCCGACAAAATCCTGACAGCTAAAGATTCAACCGTCAATTTACTAGCAGCAGTCGATATCGTTGAGGCAAAGCTTGTCAGTCAACTTCGAAAATACAAAGAAACACTAACGCCATCCCGGCGGCGAGGAGTACTAAGTCGCCTAAAAGGTGGCTTCGCTCGAGCGGCAGTTGACTAA
- the murD gene encoding UDP-N-acetylmuramoyl-L-alanine--D-glutamate ligase: protein MNIAIAGYAVEGKSNYDYFSRQGHNLTIIDERESLHDAPSGIPTRLGKSAFKNLDDFDMVVRTASMPPAKLRGAKKVWSTANEFFAQCPAPIIGVTGTKGKGTTVSLIASILRRAGKTVHVVGNIGKPALDELPNISSKDIVVYELSSFQLWDLKKSPHIAVVLMIEPDHLDIHASFEEYITAKAKIVASQTESDFVIFAKQNEYAANIAGMSRAQKVGVQSHDTVYVQDGFFWDKDEKICAVSALLLPGAHNQDNACAAIAAAWLYVQDKESIAAGLSDFKGLPHRLKLVRTVNDVRYYDDSIATTIGSAIAAIHAFSQPKILILGGSSKGVVDFASLVDVAASEGVKAVVAIGDQADLIEQSFSSTKIPVKNMGQQVTMREIVAEATRLAIPGDIVILSPACASFGMFKNYTDRGDQFVAAVNEL from the coding sequence ATGAACATCGCGATCGCCGGATATGCAGTCGAAGGAAAATCTAATTACGATTATTTTTCGCGTCAAGGTCATAATCTGACAATCATCGATGAACGTGAGTCGCTCCACGATGCTCCCTCGGGAATTCCTACGCGCTTAGGTAAATCCGCCTTTAAAAACCTTGATGATTTTGATATGGTCGTTCGTACCGCAAGTATGCCCCCGGCAAAACTGAGGGGTGCAAAGAAGGTGTGGTCAACGGCAAACGAGTTTTTCGCCCAATGTCCCGCGCCTATCATTGGCGTAACCGGTACGAAAGGCAAAGGAACAACGGTAAGCCTCATCGCGAGTATTTTACGTAGAGCGGGTAAAACAGTTCATGTTGTTGGAAATATCGGCAAGCCGGCACTCGACGAACTACCCAATATTTCCTCCAAGGATATTGTCGTGTACGAATTAAGCAGCTTCCAGTTATGGGATTTAAAAAAATCTCCACACATAGCTGTCGTCTTGATGATAGAGCCCGACCATCTGGATATCCACGCATCATTTGAGGAATATATAACAGCCAAAGCAAAGATCGTTGCTTCGCAGACCGAGTCGGATTTTGTCATTTTTGCTAAGCAAAATGAGTATGCGGCGAATATCGCGGGCATGTCACGTGCTCAAAAAGTCGGTGTGCAATCGCACGATACAGTCTATGTTCAAGACGGTTTTTTCTGGGATAAAGACGAAAAAATATGTGCTGTTTCGGCCCTTCTTCTGCCAGGGGCACATAACCAAGATAACGCCTGTGCGGCAATTGCTGCTGCGTGGCTGTATGTTCAAGACAAAGAAAGTATCGCAGCAGGCCTCTCCGATTTCAAAGGCCTACCGCACCGCCTAAAACTAGTGAGGACCGTCAATGATGTGCGTTACTACGATGATAGTATTGCGACTACAATCGGCAGCGCCATCGCGGCGATTCATGCTTTCTCCCAGCCAAAAATCCTTATCTTAGGTGGATCAAGTAAAGGCGTAGTTGATTTTGCAAGTTTGGTAGATGTGGCTGCGAGTGAGGGCGTAAAAGCTGTTGTCGCGATCGGTGATCAAGCCGACCTCATAGAGCAGAGTTTTAGCTCGACGAAAATTCCTGTCAAGAATATGGGTCAGCAAGTGACAATGCGTGAAATAGTGGCCGAAGCCACTCGGCTAGCAATTCCCGGCGATATTGTTATTCTTAGTCCGGCATGTGCGAGCTTTGGGATGTTTAAAAATTACACGGATCGTGGCGATCAGTTTGTCGCGGCAGTAAACGAACTATAA